The genomic interval ttttggtgggggggggcccACCCTGCACAGTaggcggaatcttagttccctgaccagggaccagacccatgccccctgaagtggaggCACGcacggagtcctgaccactggaccgtcagCGAAGTCCCAACATTCTTATTTTGAGACCATTAAAAATTCCAAAGTTGTGCTGCGTGCCGCCCAGCTGCTATAATCCACCAGGCATCACGGTAGGACACTGCCCAAGGCAGACAGTTGGGCTACGCAGGCCGAAAACCTCTCCTACGGTCGCAGCCACCTCAGGGAATGTACTACCGCCAAGGCCCTCCCATTTACAGCCAACTCACTCTCCAGGAGCCCCTGCAATGAGCTCTCCGCCAGCAGCACGCCAGCAACTCACCTATAGCACTTCACTTTGGTGCAGTCTTTCTGAATGTGTCCGAACTCTCCGCAAGAATAGCACTTCTGCTCGTCTGCGTGGTCACAGTCGCGGGCCAGGTGGCCGGGTTTGCCGCAGTTGTAGCAGCACTGCTCTCGCTCCCGCTTGGGCTCCTTGCAGTCCTTGGCAATGTGACCTCCCCGGCCGCAGTTATAGCAGGCTTCAACAATAAGGAAAAGAAGCAGACCAAGACTATAAAACCTTACAGACGCCGCTACATGTCAAACCACACAGCACACACCCTCAGAGGTGGAAAATGTCTTCCAACGCAGTAGAGCGTGCTCGCACGGAGAGGAAGTGTTAAATGCTTACCATCCTCCTGCAGATCACAATCCTTGGCAAGGTGACCAGACTCACCACAGCGGTAACAGATGTCTGGAAGCGATGAGGAAACAAACTGGAAACCTATTTTGggcagaaacaaaaagaatttggCTAATTAGACCAGTCTTGATACTTACGAATACTGAAGTACTTCGAAATTTTTTATTCGACAAAAATACCTCTATCCGAGGTAAAACCACCTCTGCCACGGCTTCTCATTCCACGACCACGGCCCCCACCAGTGGGGCATTCCCGGGCCCAGTGGCCAGATCGTCCACACTTGAAGCATTCATTACTGCTCATGGCTGCAGCCAGatcttcaaaacattaaaaatgacaaCATTAAACCACTTGAAATTACTTTTAGCTTTTATTCCCCGTTTAGTGTATTTCTGGATAattattctgaagaaaaaaaatatattttttctaaccaAAATATTGGTTAGAAAAACAATCACATAACTATATATGTAGGCATTATATATCTATTATGAGatatattaaaagtgaaaaacacaTTGAAAACACATATTTTCATAAAACTTGTGATCTTTACAATCATTAAGATTATGCATACATGTTAATCCAATTATTAATGAGATGACGGGACTTACAGGGTTAGTATCCATGAATATCCATTATTAGAAATAATTAGTAATACCTCATTCCAGGTCCAACTTAATGGACATTTTCATGGTTACAAGCCAGTAAACTTTACTGTGGGCAACTGGAAGTCATTTACTGGTTATAAAATTGGAATAACCCAGTGGAGCTGTAGTATGGATTCTGGGAGTGGACGAAGAAACATTCTCCTCTGCGCCCTTagcacctaacacagtgcctaATTAAACTGCAGCACTACGTGGTGATTCAGTATTTAGAGCAGACACGTTAGAAGAAATGCAGGCAATTTTGTCTCTAGATGGCAGGgtatgttaaaaatattagaaaaaagacaaagaggaacaCCAAAGTAAAATGCCAGTAACACTGGGaccattttttccctcttctattctcccatttccaaatttttctgtaattttacatttaaaacaaggTTACTTGGAATTTCATAGTAGACTCCTTTATTGGgtattgtttcaaaataaaagcaaaactccaACTAAAGCAAATGCATTTTATACTtcttatgtaacaacctaaaaaTAAGCACGGGCTATTtctagaatagaatagaatggaatggaatagaacagaatGGAATGTTGCAGGACAAAGTCCCAGTAAAGtggactttaaaaaacaaactagttAAAAACAATGTAACCTTTACATTTCCACACTTCCAGAGCTAAACAGTTTTACCCTTAATTCCAGTGTCAAACAATGgtaaacaaagtttttaaaacacGTTGTAGAGAAATCTAGTGACTAAAAATTATGCTCAAGTTTCAAGTCTCCATCATCAAATATTGAAAAGAACTCATTACCTATCCCAACTCTCTGCAATCAGAGCCAGGATAAATCTTCAGAGGAATCTTTCTACCAACTCTTGCCACTTGCCATATAAACTTATTATCAAAAGGGGGTAGGGGAAAGTGCCTGAATGCGTAATGCACATTTCTAGTCAGATGAAACCAGTCAGCGAAGATTAAAAACGTATTCTTGCAAAATTACATTTGCCTTCTTATACGGGTGCTGGCATTCTACGTTATGTGGAGGGCTGGTTTCCACCAGAGAGAATACTCATGATTAAAAAACGAATGGCACATAAAATGATCACAGAAAAATGCAGCTTACGGTATGTCATCCTCCCCTCAAccccattttcattttgcatcttCTGTTTACTCGGGACCAATTTGAGCACATTAACTCTTGGTCCCAAGGAGTTCTTTGCACAAACGATCACTTCCTTTCACAAGGTAATCCAGGCAATTTGACAAGTTctgagtattttataatttttttatttcaataagatACTTATCTTTTAGAAATATGACAACCCAATATTCAATATGCATtgtcaaagataaagaaatgatAGCTCCGGGCAACCTCCCTTTTAGACTGCTGCTTTAAAAGGACCTCTTGTTTCATAATGGTAAAGTACAAAGGAAATATGTTACAATGAATCATCAGATGTTTGTCAGTGTATTGAATAAAGACAGCAGTTAAAATTTTACGTTTACTTTTAGCCTAcaaatattagtttaaaaaatttagctACTCAAGAACTGATAAGCTAAGTGTGGATTTTCCATGAACTGTTTCTCTCTTTGGCCAAGCCGACCTCAATCAGCTGGTCTACATTTACTCCTTTATGACAGAGAGCTCTTTAGTAACATTAACCCAACTGATTCCCACTATGTTTTTAAGGCACACTACTGATCCTGGTACTCATCTTACATACAAATGTCCTTAGTTCTAAGGTCTTTAGAGAATGGCACGCTATTATTCCTTAGGAAAATTAGAGGCGGTAAGACAAAGCTGCAAACCTATCATGGCTCCCTGACTCCCACTGCTCTTGGCTGCGAGTGTGCAgcactgccctgccctgcccccgccTCTCCCGCTTGTCACAACCTTTTGCAGCCTTCCAGGGCCAACTCTATAAAAGAACCTGACCACACCACCCAGCCTGGAGCTATCCTTAATCCCTAGTAAGACCCAGGGCACTCTGCACTACCATTTTGCTTTTTATCATATTCCTTCAGAGCAGACACCAAGTAATTCACCTTTGAATCATAATATCCCATACAATTATCCTTTTAGTAGCAGTATAACAGTATTTTTAACCGCtgggttgttgttgttggttttttttttggggggggcaccAATAGTCATTTGCTGAATGAAACCAATTGTGCTTCTGGTACAGACCAGATCCAATCCAGAAAGTACTGACAATAAAACACCTGAATTCTTGCTATCACAAGAGGTGCTGCACCATTAATTTAAAGTAGTGAtgctgagaattccctggcggtccagtggttaggactcagcgctttcactgccggggcccgggttcgaactaagatctcacaagccgtgTAGCAtcgccccccaaaaaaaaaaaaaaaaaagttaacgaTGTATTTTCAACTACATACTCAATAAGGATTGAGTACAATCACTCTAAATTCAGTATGTATTTCAGATTGTCTAGTAAAATCCCCACATGTAACTGAGAAATTTTTACTCCTGGTCACTAAAATCAGCAACTGAGCCAGGACCCCTAATTTGCCATCCAGAGTCTCAGCAACATTTTATGGAATGCTACAAAACATATATacgaatttaaaaaacaaataccgtattttCACTGTTGCCAGGCAGTAGGAGagcatatttttcttccttttgctgctAAAAATCATTTCTGTATCTACACCCATGTATCCTCACACAGTATAAAAAGACTTGGGGACTATAGGGCTAACCACTTAACCGAGCTTAACCACTTGCTGCGTTACCTCAAGACACCTGACCCCTCTCCTGTCTTGAGGAAGATAAAACTGATCTGTAACGAGATTACTACCAGGTGCCTTGTGCTTAACAGgtgctcaattttaaaaaacgtaTGGATATATGTACACTGCTCACATTTATTCCTGCCTTTCCACTCTTCTCCCAGTTAAGTTGGATTGTAGACAGATAGATGAGCACTcagttcagggaattccctggtggcctagtggttaggattctgggcatccatcctgcaagccgcacgacacagccaaaacaaacaaacaaacaaaaccaacctACACAGCAGGCTTGAAATGGGCCCAACTCTGCTTATACTCAAGCTTCCCATCTCATAAAATCTACTTCCTGAGGGGAATGGATTAGaggtaagacaagaaaaagggTGAATTCCTAATGACTTCACATTTTCAACAACAGAAATCAGGATCTGTTTCCATTTCGATTGCTGTGTATTGAATTTtcactgacataaatcacatgtAGAGATGTGGTAGGAGCACAAGGCATGCCAGGCAGCAGGAGGAGTAAGGCAGTCAAGATACGGTTTGCAAAGACGCACTTGTGAGGCCGTGTAAGCCAAGCTATGAGGCCTCTTTTTTACAGATACTGCACTCGTCTAGGCTTTAAGGCTTAAATCCTGGAATCGGTACCAAAACGCAAATGGTAATACAAATGTCTTCGTGAATGTAATTCTGCCATATTTTTGACACTAAGAACAAAGCCAGTAAACTACTTAAAACTTAACGGCATACGGTCAAGACTAACAATGCGTTCCGACGACTAAGAGACCATGActctataaatacatttaaaataagtagCAACAGGCAAGGCGCGTGCCATAAAGCAGTTGATAAGGATCGGGTTGGATTGTTTTCCTAACACAGCCACATCGACTCACATTTGCTGTGTCTCCAGTCACCTTCCCCAAACTCACGGTTACCCGACTCATCCACGTTGACCTAAACTGCACTGAGACCACAGTGGAGCTTCTGCCCCTTGAATGCACTCACCCATTTTTACACCCTAATAAGTTGGTTCAGAGTTCCAACATGGTACTGAAACACTTCCAACTGTTGAAGTAAAGATAAACCACAGATAGAATGGAAGGAAGCAAGTTATACTGTGCACTACCTGCGTTCTGGCCAGAATACTGTAGAACAGAGTACAGTCCTGGGAGCAATGCTACTCACACCCATTTCTGCCTGCTCTGAAGGGTTTTAATCAGTAGCTGAATACCTACTGTAAGTCAAGGATTGATAAACACATTATCTGTAATCCCTACAACCTTGCTAGTCATGTattcttgtccccattttacaataaagaaactgaggatcTGAGACCAAATGACTTCCCAAAGCTATACAACTACTGGGTTGGCCACAAAGTTCGCTCGGGTTTTCCCATAACATcttatttctagaactttttgGCTAGCCCTACAGAAAGTtctacacttgatcttagccaaaaggccgagaagcGATTCAGAAAGTTCTAGAGTCAGGATTTCAACAGTTGGCTCCAAGTCCTCTGCAGAGGCTTTTGTTAGGTTTAAGTGATACTGTACATGAAAATGCTATCAGAAAAGCACACCAATTTAGAGAAGTCAAAATAAAACTAGAATCGATACGTTTCTAAAAATCCACACCCATGAATGAATTTAAAGCCACTTTAGATTTTAACCTTTTTCCTGAGGCAGAACTTAGGAGTGTCACCACAGACCAAAGACTGGCAACCTGACTTCACTAGTTAACACCCTCATCTGCAATTATGGAGCAACTCCAGGTGACCACCATACTGCACTCTGTCCTGATTAACACAGCCCATCCACTCACAACGTGAATGCTGGTAGCCACAAGCTCCATTTTATTATTCCAGCAGTTTTTTACAACATGAAAATGGTGTACACTTTACTGTGAACCTCTCAACAGCATGCCCTTACTGCAGCAGCATCTGACACTGCCAGAATAAGAGTTCTATTAAATGAGACAGTACAGAAAGAGTGTTCTCCACAGAGCAGGCCAGGATGCCTTGGCATCAGTCTTCTGCTCTCCACTTACTGTCAGAAGgctaggaagaggaaagaagccAGCAATTCTTAAAAGAAACTCTCACTCCtgcaaggggaagaaaaaaaaaaaaagcaaaatctctCTTGTGGTCAAGCATTTAGACAACAGACCAATCATTCCAATTAGTCAAACTGTGGTTCTACTGCCTTTAAGTACCCATCTTAAGCCTCCATTTAGGTACCACAGACTTCAATTAGGttttaagaaaggtaaaaagaatCCAATCACAAAACTGTATTACAAAACTCACTTATAATACCTTAAAAAAGATAGCATTCGGCCTGTTCCAGATGTTCAAATACAAGTGTAATAAATGCCCCTTAAGTTTTCCACTGATTtggctcaaaatattttaaagagactGCACGTATGAAATACCTAGCTTATcaatatgaaaaggaatgtggACCTTTGGTTGCTGAGAAAAACATACCCAATTTATCTGTGACATATTAGataagtacataaatatatactgtTAGCTTTTTTCAAATACTGTTGCCAAGAGGTGcgatttggaaaaattttaagtccTTAATTCAGCCCTTGGGAACCTAATAAATTATTCCTTTTATATTCCAGTACAGAGAGCTCCTTGTAGACAAGAATCAGGCTCAACAAACTAAAAACAGCGTGAAACTATGTACGAGGCACTTTGTAGGTGTTTGATTAAGCCTCCATCACAGTAATTTTTAAGAAGCATTTGCAAATAACTGCTttgcagaggggaaaaaaaaagcctaagaGGTAGGAACTTCTTTTCACCCATCTCTTTAGAACCTCAAAACCTTACACTCAACTTATAGGGCTTGAGCAAACGAATAACAAAGTTCTTAATTTAAATTAAGGTTAATTCACTGATGCAGAAATTAACTGGTTATGTTTCTCTCCCCAAACTGCGTCAAACaataggaaaaagggaaaaacctgtttTTAAAAGCTTGTCATTTGGGGGTACAAGATGAGAACGTAAATTAATcctcctgaaaagaaaaaaaaactaatccCGACTCTTGGCTTCTTTACCCTACCCTTTCTGTGGATCCTTCTGAATAATGCCTGAAACACACTATCTGAAGTCACAGATGAAAACTGagcaatgttttcttttcctaagaCCCCTAAAACCAGATGTAGTCACTTCCTTTGGAAGTGCCCTGTGGCTGCGGCCATGTGGTTAACATGTGGCAACAAGCACAAGCTTTACCCATAATAAAATCAACACCCAAACCCAAATGTGGGCCATTATGCCATTCTAAAATAGGTTTTCACGTTTGGAAAATCCAAATGGAGGTTGGCTAATTAATTTTCTCGCCTCGTTTTTAGATTAAACTGTATTCGTTTCACCTGTCCAAGAGATGATGCAAAGGTTACTACTGCTGCCATGATTTTGGAAGTTTGACAAATTCATGCTTTTTTCTGATAACGGGGTTTTCCAAAAGCCTCCGTAACTTAAATTAGTGTTGACTCAAGAAAATTGGGCATTATCTGCCCCTTCCCGAACTGCACCGTAAAACAAGTAACTTAGCATGTCAATGACGATAAAAATTCAAGAAGCGAGAAACTATCGGGAAGTAGGCAGAGCGAGTCCCGAAGCCACACGGGCCTTCCGGCGGGGTGTCCCCCCACCCTAAACGGAGGACTTCTCCAAGGCCCCAGCTAAGCCCACACAGCCCCTGGCACATGGCCCGCGCCAGGCCCAGCCCCCGTGCCCCCCGCTGCTCCAGGGCCCTCCCCCACACACGGCCCCCTCCTCGCACGTTCCCGCCAAATCCACCCCCGCCCTACGTTCCGCGACCCCGGAGCCCCCGCCTCGGCCCCAAGGACGCGCGGCCTCGTCCGCGGCGAGGCTGCGGCCTGGGACCGGCGGCCCGATTGCGGCGGCCCCGCGTCCCGGGCAGCAGGCAGGGCGGGAGGGCGGCCGGCCGCGGGGCGCAGTCCGGGGCCGGGCGGTGGCGGCCCGTTTCCCGCCTGACGCAGCAGCGGCGCAGGCCGGAGTGCGGCCGCCATCGCCGCCTCCCTGCTCCCGACCCTTCGCCCGCGGCCCCCGCACCGCGGCCCCCGGCATGCTCGCGGCCTCACCTTCGGCGTCGGAGGGGCCCGCAGCGGCGGAGACTCGGACGCAGGCCGAGAAGGCGGCTCGCGAGGCAGCGGCTGTTTATTTTCAGGGTCCTCGCCTGCGCCACACGCGGGTCTGCACACGGCCCCACACACGCCGCTGCGCACGGCTCTCCTCCGCCTCGCCCACGCAGCCAATCAGCGCGCGGGGCTCGGCCGTCCAATTAGGGCCGCCTGTGGGGAGGGCCGCCCCGCCCGACGCGCCGCGTCGGGCGGGGCTCTTCCCCTGAGCGCGCGGCCCTTCCCGCCGTGCCCCGCGTGAGGCCTTCCCGCCCCGAGAGCCGGCTTCTCTGGATCGGGGATGTCGGCATCCTGGCTCAGCGACCGTTCTGGCAGCAGCGCCGAGGGGCGCCGAGATGGGGTCTCAGGGAGGCGGCTGTGGTGCGCGTGGGGCCGGGAGGACTCCTCCCGGTGGCGGGCTCCGGAAAGCGTGTGCCCGCGGACCCTGCAGGAGCCCGGCCCCACTTCCGGGGCCTCTCGGTTTGGGGAAGTCGGACTGCCCAGTCACGCAGGTGGCCGTGGCTGCGTGGGCCTGAgattcgtttgggtttttctgcgGCCCAGGCAGAGCCCCGGAGGCCTCGCAGCTCCCACTTGCAGGACTGATAACACCCCCTTTCAAATAAAAGTCCCTCACTGGGGAGCGGGCGGGGGTGGAAGGACGGCCCGCGACCTCGGTCCCAACACCCTTGTCACCGGAGGAGCATGTGATGAGTGACGTTCCCTGCGACAGGAGGGCCACCCGGCCTGGGCTGTCACGGTCCCGAAAAGCCTTTAGATTTTCTCCAAAAGACATTGTATATATAGCATAGATATTCTGTCATGGAGGAGTAAAGTCAAACTATTCAGTGGTAAACTCAGAAGTTACAGAATTTTGTGTCCCATTTGGGAATGGcctttattaaaaacataaaattaaaaaaaaagtaagagtccCCAGTCTCTTGAGCCCTAAAAGGCCCTAAAATCACTTCAGTCTCATACTAAACTTGGCGTGCTCTTGAGGTTAGTCTGCGGCCCATGTTGGCTGATGCATGCCAGgagtgtatttttcattcttttaatgactTACACTTGGAAAGTAAGCGCTCCTATCTTTTGTTATTAAGATGTTAAAACTGGGGTGATCAGACCTTGTTTGCAGCGTTAGTTCCGCAGGTGGCTGTGTAGACTTGAGCTATTCATTTGCCCCCGGTTTCACCTCATTTGAATCCTAGTCGCAAGGCTGTATGGCTTCTTAAATCATGTTGTGAGGAGGTAGTatagcagagtggttaagagctCAGATGCTGAGAGTCA from Delphinus delphis chromosome 10, mDelDel1.2, whole genome shotgun sequence carries:
- the CNBP gene encoding CCHC-type zinc finger nucleic acid binding protein isoform X4, with product MSSNECFKCGRSGHWARECPTGGGRGRGMRSRGRGFQFVSSSLPDICYRCGESGHLAKDCDLQEDVEACYNCGRGGHIAKDCKEPKREREQCCYNCGKPGHLARDCDHADEQKCYSCGEFGHIQKDCTKVKCYRCGETGHVAINCSKTSEVNCYRCGESGHLARECTIEATA
- the CNBP gene encoding CCHC-type zinc finger nucleic acid binding protein isoform X2 yields the protein MSSNECFKCGRSGHWARECPTGGGRGRGMRSRGRGGFTSDRGFQFVSSSLPDICYRCGESGHLAKDCDLQEDEACYNCGRGGHIAKDCKEPKREREQCCYNCGKPGHLARDCDHADEQKCYSCGEFGHIQKDCTKVKCYRCGETGHVAINCSKTSEVNCYRCGESGHLARECTIEATA
- the CNBP gene encoding CCHC-type zinc finger nucleic acid binding protein isoform X5 gives rise to the protein MSSNECFKCGRSGHWARECPTGGGRGRGMRSRGRGFQFVSSSLPDICYRCGESGHLAKDCDLQEDEACYNCGRGGHIAKDCKEPKREREQCCYNCGKPGHLARDCDHADEQKCYSCGEFGHIQKDCTKVKCYRCGETGHVAINCSKTSEVNCYRCGESGHLARECTIEATA
- the CNBP gene encoding CCHC-type zinc finger nucleic acid binding protein isoform X6 encodes the protein MSSNECFKCGRSGHWARECPTGGGRGRGMRSRGRGFQFVSSSLPDICYRCGESGHLAKDCDLQEDACYNCGRGGHIAKDCKEPKREREQCCYNCGKPGHLARDCDHADEQKCYSCGEFGHIQKDCTKVKCYRCGETGHVAINCSKTSEVNCYRCGESGHLARECTIEATA
- the CNBP gene encoding CCHC-type zinc finger nucleic acid binding protein isoform X3 → MSSNECFKCGRSGHWARECPTGGGRGRGMRSRGRGGFTSDRGFQFVSSSLPDICYRCGESGHLAKDCDLQEDACYNCGRGGHIAKDCKEPKREREQCCYNCGKPGHLARDCDHADEQKCYSCGEFGHIQKDCTKVKCYRCGETGHVAINCSKTSEVNCYRCGESGHLARECTIEATA
- the CNBP gene encoding CCHC-type zinc finger nucleic acid binding protein isoform X1, producing the protein MSSNECFKCGRSGHWARECPTGGGRGRGMRSRGRGGFTSDRGFQFVSSSLPDICYRCGESGHLAKDCDLQEDVEACYNCGRGGHIAKDCKEPKREREQCCYNCGKPGHLARDCDHADEQKCYSCGEFGHIQKDCTKVKCYRCGETGHVAINCSKTSEVNCYRCGESGHLARECTIEATA